From Gopherus flavomarginatus isolate rGopFla2 chromosome 7, rGopFla2.mat.asm, whole genome shotgun sequence, the proteins below share one genomic window:
- the ZRANB2 gene encoding zinc finger Ran-binding domain-containing protein 2 encodes MSTKNFRVSDGDWICPDKKCGNVNFARRTSCNRCGREKTTEAKMMKAGGTEIGKTLAEKSRGLFSANDWQCKTCGNVNWARRSECNMCNTPKYAKLEERTGYGGGFNERENVEYIEREESDGEYDEFGRKKKKYRGKPVGPASILKEVEDKESEGEEEEDEDEDLSKYKLDEDEDEDEADLSKYNLDASEEEDANKKKKSNRRSRSKSRSSHSQSSSRSSSHSSSRSRSRSHSRSSSSSRSRSRSTSREHSRSRGSKSRSSSRSHRGSSTPRKRSYSSSRSSSSPERGKKRSRSRSSSPGDRKKRRSRSRSPERRRRSSSGSSHSGSRTSSKKK; translated from the exons ATGTCGACGAAGAATTTCCGAGTCAGCGACGGGGACTGGATCTGCCCGGACAAGAA GTGTGGAAATGTTAATTTTGCTAGAAGAACCAGCTGTAACAGATGTGGTCGAG AAAAAACAACTGAAGCCAAAATGATGAAAGCGGGAGGGACTGAAATTGGGAAGACGCTTGCTGAAAAAAGCCGTGGCCTGTTCAGTGCAAATGATTGGCAATGTAAAAC TTGTGGCAATGTGAACTGGGCCAGGAGATCAGAGTGTAATATGTGTAATACTCCAAAATATGCAAAACTGGAGGAAAGGACAG GATATGGAGGAGGTTTTAATGAAAGAGAGAATGTTGAGTATATAGAACGTGAAGAATCAGATGGGGAGTATGATGAG TTTGGtcgcaaaaagaaaaaatacagagGGAAGCCAGTTGGGCCTGCATCTATCCTGAAAGAAGTAGAAGATAAGGAATCtgaaggggaagaagaggaggatgaggatgaagaTCTTTCCAAGTATAAATTGGATGAG GATGAGGATGAAGATGAGGCTGATCTCTCAAAGTATAATCTTGATGCCAGTGAGGAAGAAGATGCtaataagaaaaagaaatccaACAGGCGCAGTCGCTCTAAATCTCGATCTTCCCACTCACAATCTTCATCGCGCTCATCCTCACACTCAAGCTCAAGGTCTAGGTCAAG GTCCCATTCAAGAAGCTCTTCGAGTTCCAGATCAAGATCTCGTTCCACTTCCAGAGAACATTCTAGATCTCGTGGGTCGAAATCAAG ATCCAGCTCCAGGTCCCATAGGGGGTCTTCAACCCCAAGAAAAAGATCTTACTCAAGCTCTCGTTCATCATCTTCCCCTGAGAGAGGCAAGAAGCGGAGTCGCTCTAGATCTTCTTCGCCCGGTGATCGCAAAAAAAGACGTTCGAGATCACGGTCACCCGAAAG ACGCCGCAGGTCGTCATCTGGATCTTCCCATTCTGGTTCCCGTACAAGTTCTAAAAAGAAATAA